AAGATAGGATTTATAGGCCGCGACGTCCCTGCAGCGTCACGGTACTTCACTCAGAATGGTTGGacaaattttaatttgttagtATTGCAGTACTCCATAATGCGATTTCggtaaaattgtgattaattgtgcagccctagaatGGAACCAACCAATCAGGTCGAATATCttaatatgaaaaagaaaagcaccaaGAAGTTTGCTTAAAAAGAAGAGCACTTTGATTATGTTTGCTATGTAATCATTGGAGTACTGAACCTGGAAGGCCACGGATACTTAGTTTTGAGAGTACAATTTCATGATTTACTTCATGGAAAGCTATTGATGAATGCAGAAAGATCCCTCTGTGTCACCATTAGTCGGGCTGATTAGATCAATAACTTGTAAAATAGGCAAGGAAAAATGGTTGATGCTCATACAAGATGTTGTTTTCACCTGTTCAGTTCAGCTGCTGACTGGAACCTGTCAGCAGTGTCATCCATCTCAGGTTCAGAAAGGTCTCTGGTCTGGTATTCAGTGTCTGGTTGTATACCTGGAGGTGAATGTGAGGTCCTggttttctctgcctctctcttctcctcagtTTGACTTTGCTGTAACTGTGCCAACTGACGGCCGacacatttatgtcttttgaCCTTTTCCGGCCAGGCAAATCTTTTATCACAAAAACTGCAGCTGTaccttttctctcctgtgtgaacTGCCACGTGGTTTGTTAGCTGGGACTTCTGTATAAATCTTTTTCCGCACACTgagcagctaaaaggtttttctcctgtgtggattctaaTGTGTCTCTGTAAACTTCCACtctgtgtaaaatatttcttgCAAACtaagcagctgaaaggtttttcacCCGTATGAGTTTTAATGTGTCTCCTTAGATGTGTACTGCGGCCAAATCtcctcccacactcagagcagctgaatgttttcttacatcttgaatcatgtttcagagagtttaaagctgactgaggttctctggtaTCCTTCCAATCAGCATTGTCATCCGCCTCTGGTTCAGAAGAGTCTAACGTCTgtccttcagtctctggttgtaaagGTGGTTGTGAGTTCCTTCCTGGtgctggtcctccacagtcccctccctcagcttctgtttccatatgttgagtttttcttttatgaagctgtgaggacttaCGACCAACACATTTATGAATCCTGAGCTGATAATGCCAGATGAATCTTTTGTCACAAACACTGCACCCGTGtcttctctctcctgtgtgcAGTGTCATGTGACTTATCAAGGATGACTTCTGTTTAAATCGATGACCGCACTCAGCGCAGCTAAAAGGCGTCTCTCCTGTATGAGTTCTCATGTGTCTCTGTAAATCTCCACTCTGTGCAAAAGATCtattacagactgagcagctaaaaggtttctctcctgtgtgagtcatcatgtgtctcttcagatgTGACTCACGGTTAAATCTtttcccacactcagagcagctaaatCTTTTCCTAcaatgtttcagagagtttaaagctgactgaggttctctggtctgcttccaatcagcactgtcatcagtctcaggttcagaAGAGCCTgcagtctggtcttcagtctctggttgcAAAAGgggatgtgagttcctggctggttctggtcctccacattCCTTTCTAttagcttctgtttccatgtgttgagtttgtctctgatgaagctgtgaggactgagcttcctcttcatcatcttcactctttacagggacaggagtgaatgggaacttggtgatatcagcctcctccagcccttgaagctgctctccctcctgacaccacagttcctcctgctcctctttaatgtgtgggggggcctCTGGCTCCTGCTGGTCCACAATGGCGCTACACCCCTGCTGCTCACAGGGAAACTCTACTTTCACCACCAACAGCTGATTAACATCTGTAGGAAATAGGAAACACACGATTGAAAAGCGGGTGATCAGACCAAGACAACTGCACCATCCAAAAACGTTGGTCTCCCTTTAAGAATTAGCTAAACCTCTGACCTTTTTATATAACTGACATTGATAAGAACAAGATTTAAACTTAACAGGACAGTCTGGAAGTCACTGAAAGCAGACTGTGAACATAATGGTATCATCAGCATAAAAATGACCATTACAACAAGAAGCTTGAACATAAATATGATTTCAGGGGGACATGAAATTCTTCAACCATCAACCTTGCCGTAGCTTCCAGCTTCATGGCATTCTCGTCTTTGCATCGGCCCGAATGCAGCAGGTATTGTTAATCCCTGCTACCTAAATAGTTATCTACTCCTGCCGCCAAAAAATGGAGGAGATAAGGGCTCACTGTCTTGGACCAGGGTGCAGTACCGGTGGGTCCCGCATTTTAATCTGCAAAAAGCTAAAGTACACATCATGTACGGATCTCAAGGCAGCCAGAGGCTCTCAGCTTGAGGTGACGGCAGAGAAGTCCCATTTGCAGCTGACTatagtccatccatccatccatcttcgaccgcttatccggtatcgggtcgcgggggcagcagctccagcagggtgCTGGAGGCTGACTATAGTAGCCTCACCAATTATTTCCAAGGCGATAAAGTTGGCAAGGAAACTTGGCTACACTGGCTTCTAATTTAGCTGCAATATTTAACAGCACAACGCTACCTATCATATAATCCATTCTGCCAAAGATATAGCTTGTGCTATGATGAGCCTGATGCAGAAAATGCTCTTCAATGGCCACTAGAATGTCCAGCAGCAAAAGTAGAACCACGTAAAGTTCTAGGAAAACCTTAAAGAACTTACTGATTGTTTAAACCCTATATTTGTATGCAGATCAACTAGAACCCCCTAAACGAAAACAAGAACAACCATGTTGTTCTTACCTGAAGCATCATCCTCTTccctcttcacagggacaggagtgaatgggaacttggtgatatcagcctcctccagcccttgaagctgctctccctcctgactgctccacagttccccctgctcctctttaatgtgtggagGGTGCTCTAGCTTCTCCTGATCCACAATGGCgctacactcctgctgctcagggggaCCCTCTTCCTTGACCACCAACAGCTGCTGCACAGCTGCAGGAAACATACAGAGATGtctgaaaacaatttaattaagTTCAACCTTTTTCTCAGTCCTGAAAAACCTCCTTAAAGATAAGTAGAACCACTTAAATAACCCCAAGAACATTGTAAAGCGACCTACACGTGATCACCGGTAGAAGTTGCACTGCTCTCCCCATGGGAAAACAATGGAGAAGCCAGCACAGAAAAGTTTTATTGCGCATCATGTGCAGCTTCAGCAACCCCATAAAGCTCCGCTAACAGTTTCCACAACTAGTGCGGTCTCCCCTGTGTTGATTAGACAACTAAGATTTCTATGGTCCATTAGTCCACTTTTAAAAGAAGCACGTCTCTTGTAACACATGATTTAAAGAGTAAAGAGATTGTTTGTGGAGGAAGTTTTACAAATTTGGCGTAAAAGTTGGTCGACAAAATCATGAGTGTTAGACAACTGAGATTAAGTACAACCCTCCCCACAAGACCGCTAGAATACTTCAATGAGCACAAGAACTCTGGCTCCATTTTCACTGTTTTACAGTTTTGGGGAGGAtaccaaatgtttttgtttttaaaaatatatgtttttatttttatgactcaGCAATTCATTATTAATCAAAATTCTTTTGTCTCTAACATTTCGTGAAGAGACTTCTTctatttgtgtttattgttggtACCTCGTAGACATAGATGGACCAGAAGTGAGAAGCTCTGTGTTTtagtctcactctggagctaaaacacacagctcaacacacagggcaaaaagaggagctgcaacaatgtgcagtacaacaaacatatagtgtttttagaaaaagaaaccctggaaacctgttctggtccaacctcaaaatacagtaaTGACCATGAAAATGAGCGTTTGTGCTCCTTAAAAACCGGGTAATACAACACGTGTGTCATATGAAGATAGATCCAAATGTAAGATGATGACTAGCCCTGTGTTGCCCACCCACTCCCACTCTGTTCTCACCACGTCACCCGCTCCTTACAGCAATGCCTCGCGTGAGGCGTCGGCCAGCACACAGCATTCACACCGCTACAGCACAGGTTACCATGGTGATGCACCACAGGGTTTAAATGTCACATGATGCACAGTA
The genomic region above belongs to Etheostoma cragini isolate CJK2018 chromosome 14, CSU_Ecrag_1.0, whole genome shotgun sequence and contains:
- the LOC117957226 gene encoding zinc finger protein 271-like — encoded protein: MCKVQMLRALVEQRLTAAAEEIFGLFERTIAEYEEELCRSKEENERQRELLDAEFRLHRADVEQLLVVKEEIPPEQQECSSNVDQEEPEPPPHIKEEQEEPWGSQEGEQLQGLEEADITKFPFTPVPVKSEDDEEEAQSSQLHQRQTQYMETEADGEDCGGPGPARNSHPHLQSETEDQIGDSSDPETDDSADWKETREPQSALNSLKNNEVPPGESFSLNREEPEFRNPDPHLQPKDKTGDSSEVSNGLKESPGRQFGLMFWKNTEVPAEKAHSCSLCGKRFINECTLRDHMIQHTDTPFSCSVCGKGFSQKETLERHMPHHTGENNYSCTVCGRRFRFQGDVGRHMAVHAKYKPTERVGNVSIESREPQSTLKSQKHTDVQAEDSLSCSFCGKTFTRKFCLKVHIRLHTGEKPFSCSVCGKRFVQRYHYLEHTRLHTGEGTFDCSLCGRKFGHMFRLRNHMTSHTGEKPFSCSVCGKGFRFNGELKSHALVHSGEKPFSCSNHRPAESSSVSRAEAARPRTLLLLCGGVEPEMKPRTTTAVQQLLVVKEEGPPEQQECSAIVDQEKLEHPPHIKEEQGELWSSQEGEQLQGLEEADITKFPFTPVPVKREEDDASDVNQLLVVKVEFPCEQQGCSAIVDQQEPEAPPHIKEEQEELWCQEGEQLQGLEEADITKFPFTPVPVKSEDDEEEAQSSQLHQRQTQHMETEANRKECGGPEPARNSHPLLQPETEDQTAGSSEPETDDSADWKQTREPQSALNSLKHCRKRFSCSECGKRFNRESHLKRHMMTHTGEKPFSCSVCNRSFAQSGDLQRHMRTHTGETPFSCAECGHRFKQKSSLISHMTLHTGERRHGCSVCDKRFIWHYQLRIHKCVGRKSSQLHKRKTQHMETEAEGGDCGGPAPGRNSQPPLQPETEGQTLDSSEPEADDNADWKDTREPQSALNSLKHDSRCKKTFSCSECGRRFGRSTHLRRHIKTHTGEKPFSCLVCKKYFTQSGSLQRHIRIHTGEKPFSCSVCGKRFIQKSQLTNHVAVHTGEKRYSCSFCDKRFAWPEKVKRHKCVGRQLAQLQQSQTEEKREAEKTRTSHSPPGIQPDTEYQTRDLSEPEMDDTADRFQSAAELNR